The stretch of DNA TCCGCTGCTTCATCGCTATATCTCCTTTGTCCTTCCTATAACGCACTGATATTGCTAGCTTTATTTAAACCCTGGCGTGCAAATGGTGCACACACTTTGCGCAAAGTGGGCCGTTCACCTGATGCAACCCAATACCCTCTTTATGCATGCAGCAAGCTTTCTACTGCTAGGCAAAAGCCATCGCGCCGAAGGCGCCCCTACCATTTGGATCGCAGCCGCTGTCCATAATCCCTGCGAACTACCGTCCAAATAAAGAAAACCGCAGGTGGCACCCCATTACCCTCCAAGCCGGCGAGCAGTGGGGGAATGGTTCGATCAGGCCCGCAGGGGCGAGGCATGGACGCCGAGCCGTTTCGTGGGGGCAGGAGCCCCCTCGAAACGCCCGGACCAGTTCTCCACAGCGCAGCGCAGCCGCAGGCCGGTTTGGTGGGGTCCAGCGGGGATTCTTAAGGGGGCGCTGGTCGCCCCCTTGAGGCACCCGTCGGGGTGCGTCCCGACAAGGGGGTTGCCGCAAGGCAAAAGGGATCGCGCCGTAGGCGCACACATCCATGCCCACTTAGCCTCCAAGGGAGGAGGCTGTCGCCCTGAAGGGCGACCTACAGGGGGAGCCTGCCCCCTTAGATCGCGTCGTCTCGCTCAATGCAGGCATCGAGTTCGCTGAACCAGCCGCTCTCGCCAAGTCGAATGCAGATGCCGAGTGCGCTGGACCCCCCTGATCGCTGCCGCTTCGATCAATGCGCGCATCGAGCGTGCTCAGCCACGCCGCTCTCGCCAAGTCGAATGTAGACACCGAGTGCGCTGAGCCCTCCTGATCGCTCCCTTCTCGATCAATGCGCGCATCGAGGATGCTGAACCAGCCGCTCTCGCCATCCCTGGCTCCCGCTGCATACCGCCCATCCCTGGGCATAAAAAAACCCCTGGCGCCGGGGCGTCAGGGGTAATGCGGAGATACAGATAGAGTCACATCTGCGATCGAGACATCCGTGAGTCTATCCGCCATCGGTGAGCGGAACAGGAGCGGAAATCCGTTCTTAACACCAATAGCATCATGCGCAAGCACATGATTCGATTGACCGGCGTGGGGCCGGTCGAAATCGGCGGGGGGCGCCTTGGGGGGAGTTCCGAAGAGCTCCTTACGCCTCCTTGTGTAAAGTGTCTGGTTTTTGGGGAGGTCGGGCCATTAGACGTTGGTCGGTGACCGCCCGGTCACGCCGGAAATGGGGTGGAATTTTCCGTCTCTGGCGCCAATACTGGGGGTTCAATCGCTTCAATTCGATCAAAAGTGGCACAAATGCACTGTTATCGTTTTATTTGTGACTAACAGGCTTTTGATAGTCACGCCATAGTGGATATTGACGACGGAAGGAGAGGGTCATTGGCGGATCATTCAAAGGATATGTGGTACGAGCCGGAGCGCCAACTGTTCCATATCCGTGCGCGCCGCCAGATCGGCTTTTTCGATGTGCTGCTCACCTGTCTGTGGGGCAGTGCCCTCGGCGGCGTGGTGGTGGAGGGGATGTTTGGCGGTATCCCCTGGCAGGCGCTGGGGCCGGTCAAGGGGTTGCTGACCCTGCTGGCGCTGGCGGCGATGTTCCTGCTCTGCCTGTGGCGGCTGACGGAGGGGGTGCGCTCGCTGGTGCACGGGGTAAGCCCGCGCTTTGTGCTGCGGCGCGAAACCCTGTTGGGGCTCAAATACCAGCAGGAGCGGGGGCTATCGACCCACTCCATCGCCCTCGGTACCCAGGTGATTACCCGGGTCGCCAACCTGCAAACCTTTCTCGATGCCTGGCAGCAGGCCAGGGATGATATCGCCCGCGAGCAGTTCGAAGCCAAGGCCAGCGAGGCCCAAGACGGGGAGGGCGAACCGCCCGAGCCGGACCCCTGAGTCGGGCCCGGTCTTCAGGAGAGGGGGTTGCAGTGCACGCCCTGGCGTAGCCGGGGGTGCAGCGTCAGCCGGTTGCGTCCCTCCTGTTTGGCGCGGTAGAGGGCTTCATCCGCCGCCTCCAGCAGTTTGTCGGGCATCACCTCCAGGGTGGGCACGCAGGTGGCCACCCCCAGGCTGACGGTGACCACCTGGGCGGCGGAGGAGTGCTCGTGGGGGATGGCGCACTGTTCCACCGCGGCGCGCAGGGCCTCGGCCACCCGGCAGGCGCCGTCGCTGTCGGTATCGGGCAGCACCACCGCAAACTCCTCACCGCCGTAGCGGGCCAGCAGGTCGGAGTGGCGGCGAATGGCGCCGCCCATGGCCCGGGCCACCTGGCGCAGGCAGTCGTCCCCCATGCTGTGGCCGTAGTTATCGTTGTAGCCCTTGAAGTGGTCGATATCCAGGATCACCAGTGACAGCGGTTCGTTGTGGCGGCAGCCGCGGTGCCACTCATCCTCCAGCTTGCGGTCAAACTCGCGCCGGTTGGGCAGCTCGGTGAGGTAGTCGAGGTGGGCCAGGGCGTCGAGGATGGCGGCGCTCTGCTTGGCTCTCAGCTGGGCGTCGAGGCGCGCCTGGGCCACCTTGGGGTTGGAGAGGTCAAACAGCACATCGGCGGCGCCCATGTCGAAGGCGGCCATCTCCTGCTCACCGTTGAGGCCATCGAGCAGCACCAGCACCGAGGTGTGGCGGTAGCGGTGCTCCCGCTTCAGGCGGCTGCAGAGCTCGAGCCCGGCCTGCTCCAGTGAGGCGTAGTCGATCAGCACCACATCCGGGGCACACTCCTGTGCCTCGAGCCACTGCTCCGCCGCCTCGATGCGGGCCTGGTAGACCAGGATATAGGCGGCCTCCAGCTCCACCAGGTTGCAGCGGTCCGGATTGAACTCGCCGACTAATAGCACATTCTGGCGCGGCTTGAGCTGGCAGGCGGCGAGGGTATCGGGCGCCACCGGCAGTTCGCCGCCATTGAAAAAGTGGCGCAGCAGGTCGTAGGTGGGAAAACCCAGCAGGGGTTTTTCGTGCAGGGAGGAGTAGAGCACCGGCAGGCGGGTCTTGAAGCGCTCCCCCTCCCACTCCTGCTGCCAGGTCTCGAGTTCCGGCGACGAGGGAGAGAGTGCCTCGGGGTCGGGGTAGTCGATGCCCGCCTCGCGGGCGAGGGATTCCAGCACATCGGCGTCGGAGATATCCCGACCCTCGACCCAGAGGGCGCGGTAGATCAGGGTTCGAAACAGGGAGACCCGCTTGGGGTCCTGCTCCCGCACTCCAAAGACCACCTGGTTGACGAGGCGGGTGTTGGGGCGGAAGGGGGGCGCGTGTACCGTGATCTCGGGGGCACGCTTGCGGATCACCGCCACCTCACTCAGCAGCTGCTCCTTCTCGTCCGGGGTGACCACGGCACTGGTGGCCGAGGCTTCGTGTTCGATCCCGCGCCACTGGATGCGGCGGCTGTCCCCGAGGCTGATCAGGCGTTCGTTGAGGGCGTAGCAGAAGGGGCAGTTAAAGTCCGAGTAGAAGTGGATGAAATCGGTGCTCATAGCGGTCGGCCCTGGCGGAGCGGTCTGCAAGCAGGGCCGCTCGGCTGAGTTGTATTTGGATTGTCCTATTGTACCCGCGGGCGGGGCCAGCGGAACCCCCGTCGGTACTGTTCCCTATCCTAGGCCGGATTTTGCCGGGCGGGTACTCAAAATCACCAGCGCGATGCCCCCCAGGATCGCCGCCGAGGCCAGCAGCAGGCGCAGGTCGATCGCCTCCCCCAGTAGCAGAGCACCCCCCAGGGCCGCAATCACCGGTACGCTGAGCTGCACGGTGGCGGCCTGGGTCGCCTTAAGCGCTGGCAGCACCCGGTACCAGAGGGCGTACCCCAGCCCCGACGCCAGTGCACCCGAGGCGATGGCCAGCAGCGCCCCGTGCCCGTCGAGGCGGGCGCTGGCGAGGGTGACCAGGCTCAGCAGCGCCGCCAGCGGCACCGCGCGCAGGAAGTTACCGGCGGTGACCCGGGTGGGATTCCCGGCGCCCCGGCCCCGCAGGGAGTAGACCCCCCAGGCGACCCCGGCCCCTATCATCAGCAGCGAGGCGATGAGGGGCGGCTGTTGCAGGCCCGGCAACAGCAGCCCCACCAGACCGGTGATCGCCAGCGCAAACCCGAGCCACTGGCGGGGGTTCAAGCGTTCGCCGCGCCACAGTCCATAACCGATCATGCTGGCCTGCACAGCGCCGAACAGCAGCAGCGCGCCGCTGGCGGCGGAGAGCTGGGTGTAGGCAAAGGAGAAGCCGGCGGCGTAGGCGAACAGGGCCAGGGCCGAGGGCCAGCTGCCGCGTGCCCCGGGCGCTTGCCGCAACCTCGGGCTCAGGGTGACCAGCAGCCACAGGCAGAGGGCGCCGGAGAGCAGGCGCAGGCTGGTAAAGCTGGCGGGGTCGATGGCGCCCTCCAGCAGCGCCGCCCGGCACAGCAGGGAGTTACCGGCAAAGGCGACCATGGTGAGGGCGGTGAGAAGGCTGAGTGGGAGCAGGGGCATGGACTAATCCGGGTGGGCGCCGGGGCGCCTGTGCAGGGGGTGGGTCAGGAGCAGCAGCAGGGCGCCTATCCCCAGCCCGCTCAGCAGCTCCGGCAGCAGGCTGGGCAGGATCGCCAGAGCGTGGTGGAGCGCCTCGATGTTGTGCACAAAGAGGCCGCCGCCCACCAGCAGCATGGCGAGGGTGCCCACCACCCCCAGCAGGCGGATGACCCAGGGCAGGGCCGCCACAAGCCCCTGTCCGCCCAGCCTCAGGGGGGCTTCCAGCCAGGCGGGCTGCTGCCGCGAGCGCTGCATCAGGTAGAAGCCGGCATCGTCCATGCGCACCAGCAGCGCCACCGCACCGTAGACCCCTACCGTGGCGGCCAGCGCGATCAGGCTCACCACCAGCACCTGCACCGCCAGGCTGGCGTTGAGGACAGTGCCGAGGGCGATGACGATGATCTCGATGGAGAGGATAAAATCGGTGCGGATGGCGCTCCTGATCTTGGCCGCCTCGCGTTTGAGGATCTCCTCCCGCTCAAGCGGGAGCTGGGCGGCGATGGGGGTGGCGGGGCGCGGGCGGAACCACTCCACCACCTTTTCGGCCCCTTCGTAGCTGAGGTAGGCGCCCCCCACCAGCAGGATGGGCACAATCAGCCCCGGCAGGTAGGCGCTGAGCAGAAAGGCCAGCGGCAGGATAATCAGTTTGTTGACCAGTGAGCCCTTGGTGATCGCCCACACCACCGGCAGCTCGCGGGAGGCGCTGAAGCCGGTCGCCTTCTCGGCGTTGACCGCCAGGTCGTCCCCCAGAATGGCGGCGGTCTTTTTGGCCGCCACCTTGCTCATCACTGCGGCATCGTCCAGCAGGGCCGCAATGTCATCGAGAATCATCAGTAGGCCACTGGCCATGGGCTGCACTCGCTGGGTCAGGGGGTGGATTGGGGGGCGGATGGGGGGTCGGGCAGGGGAACGTCCTGCCCCCCCGGTCTTTCATGGCAGGCGGCGGTGATCGTCCCCTGCCAGTAGCCGACATCGATCCAGCGCTCGAACTTGTAGCCCACCTCCCGGAACTGCCCCACCTGGGCCATGCCGAACTTTTCGTGCAGAGCGACACTGGCGGCGTTGGGCAGGGCGATGGCACCGAGGGCGGTCCGGAAGCCGCGCTGGGCAAGCTCGGCAAAAAGGGCCCGGTAGAGGGCACTGCCGAGGCCCTGCCCCCCGGCCTCGGGGGCCAGGTAGACGGTGATCTCGGCGGTAAAACGGTAGGCACAGCGACCGTGCCAGCGGGTGGCGTAGCTGTAGCCTTGCACCCCTTGGGCGGTTTCGATGACCAACCAGGGCAGGCCCGTCTCCTCTACCGCGCGCAGGCGCCCGGCCATCTCCTCGGTGGGGAGGGGGTCCTCCTCGAAGGTGACCACCGTCTCTCGTACATAGTGGTTGTAGATGGCGACGATCGCCGCAGCATCGGCTGCGGTGGCCGGGCGAATACGGGGAAAGGGGGCGGCGGCGGGAGGGGGGCTCACCTACTCCTCCACCAGGGTATCGCAGCGGTAGTTGCCCTCACCCTGCTCCCCCACCGCCTGCGCCAGTTTCGGCAGCAGCCCGGCGAGCTTGTCGAACAGCCCCCAGGGTGGGTTGATGAGGATCATCCCCGAGGCGGTCATGCCGCGCCCTTCGGTGTCGGCCCGGAGCCCCAGTTCGAAGCGCTGGATATTGCGGATGCCGCTGCCCTGCAGGGAAGTTTCCAGCTGGTTGATGCGTTCGCGTTCCACCACCGGGTACCAGAGCGCGTAGACCCCGGTGGCGAACTTGCGGTGCGCCGCCTGCAGCGCCTTGACCACCTGCTCGTAATCGGATTTGAGCTCGTAGGAGGGGTCGATCAGCACCAGCGCCCGCCGCGAGGCCGGTGGCAGGTGTGCCTGCAGCCCCTTGAGGCCATCCTCGCAGAACACCCGGATGCGGCGGTTGCCGCGGGTGTTGCCCTTGAGTCGTTCCACATCCTCCGGGTGCAGCTCGTAGAGCCAGGCATTGTCGCGTGCGCGCAGGAACTGGCGGGCGATCAACGGCGAACCGGGGTAGAAACGCAGCCCGCCCTCGGGGTTGAGGGCGTTCACCACTTCGAAATAGCGGGCCAGCTGCGGCCACTCGGAGGGGATGAGGCGGCCGATACCGTTACGGTATTCGACCAGCTTGCTGGCCTCGGCCGAGGCCAGGTTATAGAGCCCGGCTCCGGCGTGGGTGTCGATGTAATCGAAGGGTTTCTCCTTCTTGCACAGGTGCTCCAGCACCTCCACCAGCACAATGTGCTTGAGCAGGTCAGCGAAATTTCCAGCGTGGAAGGAGTGGCGGTAGCTGAGCAAGGGAGAGTCCTGTAGGGGGTAAGTGGGCTAGCGGGTGCAGACCCAGAGCGCGTGAACCATGCCGGGGAAGAAAAACAGCAGGCAGAGCACAATGTTGATCAGCAGCTCTTTGCCAGCTCCGCCCTTCAAAAACACCGCCACGGGGGGCAGGAAAATGGCCAGCAAAATAAGCAGCAGTCGATTCATGGGGCAGATCCTTTTGCAGCGGTTGGGGTGTGGGCGACGGAGTGGTTGCCCACTCTATTGGTATACCAGCTCGGCAAAAGGCGTCAAGCCGGAATCGGGTCCTTGCGCGGGTCGGCTCAGGTGCTGCTTTCGAGGGTGAGGGTCAGTCGTGAATCGGCCAGCGCGGCGCTGCGGTGGAAGACGATCGCCTGGTACTCGGCGCTGGTGACCATCGCCAGGAAGGCCTCAACCGAGGGGTAGCGCACCAGCAGTACCTGGTCCCACTGCTCCTCGTCGGGGCCGATCACCGTGCCCCGGGCGCTGCCTGACCAGATCACACTGGCCCCCGCCTTGCCCAGCGGCCCCAGTGCGGCCTTGCCGTAGCGGGCGTAGGCCTCTCGTCCGGAGCACTGGGTGCCGTCGGCGTAGTTGGCCTGATCGCGAAAGCTCAACAGGTTGAGCATCACCACCGGCACCCCCTTGGGGGCCTGGGCGATCACCGTCTGCAGTTGTTGGGGGCGGGGATCGATATAGGGCATGGCGGGCTTCCTCGGGCGGGTGGCTGGGCGGGTTTGGGTGGACGAAACAGTGCTAGCGGGCCAGGCTATAGCAGCGTTGAACAGAGCGGGTCGCGGTCCGCCCGTTGGCGTCTCGTCGCCTGCCAGCTTACCCCCTGGGGGCGTGGCGATCAAAAGTAAAGGTGAAAAGGGCTCGTTAGCCGGGGGTGGCCAGCTTGAGGCCAATGATGCCGGCAACGATCAGCCCCAGGCTCAACACCCGCAGGCTGCTGGCCGGGTCATCGAACAGCAGTATGCCCAGCAGGGCGGTTCCTACCGCTCCTACCCCCACCCACACCGCGTAGGCGGTGCCCACCGGCAGCGACTTCATGGCGATGCCCAGCAGGCCGAGGCTGATGATCATCGACACCACCGTGCCCACCGTGGGCCACAGGCGGGTAAAGCCTTCGGTGTATTTGAGGCCGATCGCCCAGCCGACCTCGAACAGGCCGGCGATAATCAGGAGGGTCCACTGCATGGGGTGTCTCCAGGGTGCGGGGGTGGCTTGCCCGCTGGATAGATACCCGCCGCCAGACGGGGTGGTATGGGTGCCGCTCTCCCCTGAATCTCGCACGGGGTGAGGGGAATGGCAAGGGTGCGCTCTTCCCAGGCGTCCCGCTTGCCAGTAGGCTAGAGCCATTGGCCCGGCACGGGACGCCGGGACAGGGGGAGCAAGCATGCGCGGAGAGCGACGTTCGGCCGCGGACAAAAACTACAGCCGTAGCCTGAACCGGCGCGAAGCCTGGCAGGTGATTAGCGAGATCTGGCCCTACCTGTGGGAGTTTCGCCGGCGCATGGCGCTCGCCTTTGTGCTGCTGGTGGCCGCCAAGGTGGCCACCGTTACCATGCCCTGGGCCCTGAAGCAGATTGTCGATGGCCTCGACGCTTCCCGCCAGAGCCTGCTGGTGGTGCCGGTGGCGCTGCTGATCTTCTACGGCCTGCTGCGTTTTTGCGCCGCCTTCTTCAACGATCTCAGGGACACCGTCTTCAGCCGGGTCACCGAACGGGCCATGCGGCGCATGGTGCTGCGGGTGTTTCGCCACCTGCACCGCCTCGACCTCGATTTCCACCTCTCACGCCAGACCGGCGGCATCTCCCGCGACATCGAGCGGGGCGGCAACGGCTTCGGCTTCCTGATGCGGATGCTGGTATTCAATATTGTGCCGACCCTGATCGAGATCACCCTGGTCGCGGCCATCCTGCTGATCAACTTCAGCCCCTGGTACGCGCTCATTATTCTCGCCTCGGTGGCGGTCTATATCGGCTTTACGGTCTGGACCACCGAGTGGCGCACCCGCTTCGTGCGGGAGATGAACGAGCTCGACAACCGCACCAACAGCCGCGCCATCGACAGCCTGCTCAACTACGAAACGGTCAAGTACTTCAATAACGAGGAGGTGGAGGCGAGCTACTACGACCAGAACCTGGCGGAGTGGGAGACCGCTCGCCTCAGGACCCGCCTCACCCTGATGCTGCTCAACGGCGGCCAGGTGCTGATCGTCTCCGCCGGCATGGTGGCGCTGCTGTGGCTGGCGGCCGGGGAGGTGGTGGCCGGCACCATCACCCTGGGCTCGCTGGTAATGATCAACGCCTACGTGCTGCAGCTGTTTTTGCCCCTTAACTTTCTCGGTACCGTGTACCGCGAGGTACGGCGGGCGCTGACCGATATCGAGAACATGATGGGACTGCTCA from Aestuariirhabdus litorea encodes:
- a CDS encoding YqaE/Pmp3 family membrane protein; the encoded protein is MNRLLLILLAIFLPPVAVFLKGGAGKELLINIVLCLLFFFPGMVHALWVCTR
- the sugE gene encoding quaternary ammonium compound efflux SMR transporter SugE yields the protein MQWTLLIIAGLFEVGWAIGLKYTEGFTRLWPTVGTVVSMIISLGLLGIAMKSLPVGTAYAVWVGVGAVGTALLGILLFDDPASSLRVLSLGLIVAGIIGLKLATPG
- a CDS encoding 23S rRNA (adenine(2030)-N(6))-methyltransferase RlmJ, with protein sequence MLSYRHSFHAGNFADLLKHIVLVEVLEHLCKKEKPFDYIDTHAGAGLYNLASAEASKLVEYRNGIGRLIPSEWPQLARYFEVVNALNPEGGLRFYPGSPLIARQFLRARDNAWLYELHPEDVERLKGNTRGNRRIRVFCEDGLKGLQAHLPPASRRALVLIDPSYELKSDYEQVVKALQAAHRKFATGVYALWYPVVERERINQLETSLQGSGIRNIQRFELGLRADTEGRGMTASGMILINPPWGLFDKLAGLLPKLAQAVGEQGEGNYRCDTLVEE
- a CDS encoding DMT family transporter is translated as MPLLPLSLLTALTMVAFAGNSLLCRAALLEGAIDPASFTSLRLLSGALCLWLLVTLSPRLRQAPGARGSWPSALALFAYAAGFSFAYTQLSAASGALLLFGAVQASMIGYGLWRGERLNPRQWLGFALAITGLVGLLLPGLQQPPLIASLLMIGAGVAWGVYSLRGRGAGNPTRVTAGNFLRAVPLAALLSLVTLASARLDGHGALLAIASGALASGLGYALWYRVLPALKATQAATVQLSVPVIAALGGALLLGEAIDLRLLLASAAILGGIALVILSTRPAKSGLG
- a CDS encoding ABCB family ABC transporter ATP-binding protein/permease; its protein translation is MRGERRSAADKNYSRSLNRREAWQVISEIWPYLWEFRRRMALAFVLLVAAKVATVTMPWALKQIVDGLDASRQSLLVVPVALLIFYGLLRFCAAFFNDLRDTVFSRVTERAMRRMVLRVFRHLHRLDLDFHLSRQTGGISRDIERGGNGFGFLMRMLVFNIVPTLIEITLVAAILLINFSPWYALIILASVAVYIGFTVWTTEWRTRFVREMNELDNRTNSRAIDSLLNYETVKYFNNEEVEASYYDQNLAEWETARLRTRLTLMLLNGGQVLIVSAGMVALLWLAAGEVVAGTITLGSLVMINAYVLQLFLPLNFLGTVYREVRRALTDIENMMGLLRREPQVQDAPGATDLVVSRGRIEFRELGFYYHPQRPILKGVSFTIEPGERVAIVGPSGAGKSTLARLLFRFYDATEGAILIDGQPLASVTQQSLRRAIGVVPQDTVLFNDTLARNVAYGDPSAPPDAIARAIDMAHLRHFVEQLPEGDQTPVGERGLKVSGGEKQRIAIARVILKDPPILVFDEATSALDSDAERAILEAMRELSTNRTTLVIAHRLSTIVDADRILVLDQGRIAESGSHPQLMAQDGHYARLWRLQQREAKGAVVAER
- a CDS encoding DUF1330 domain-containing protein, with product MPYIDPRPQQLQTVIAQAPKGVPVVMLNLLSFRDQANYADGTQCSGREAYARYGKAALGPLGKAGASVIWSGSARGTVIGPDEEQWDQVLLVRYPSVEAFLAMVTSAEYQAIVFHRSAALADSRLTLTLESST
- a CDS encoding GNAT family N-acetyltransferase, with product MSPPPAAAPFPRIRPATAADAAAIVAIYNHYVRETVVTFEEDPLPTEEMAGRLRAVEETGLPWLVIETAQGVQGYSYATRWHGRCAYRFTAEITVYLAPEAGGQGLGSALYRALFAELAQRGFRTALGAIALPNAASVALHEKFGMAQVGQFREVGYKFERWIDVGYWQGTITAACHERPGGQDVPLPDPPSAPQSTP
- a CDS encoding diguanylate cyclase domain-containing protein, whose protein sequence is MSTDFIHFYSDFNCPFCYALNERLISLGDSRRIQWRGIEHEASATSAVVTPDEKEQLLSEVAVIRKRAPEITVHAPPFRPNTRLVNQVVFGVREQDPKRVSLFRTLIYRALWVEGRDISDADVLESLAREAGIDYPDPEALSPSSPELETWQQEWEGERFKTRLPVLYSSLHEKPLLGFPTYDLLRHFFNGGELPVAPDTLAACQLKPRQNVLLVGEFNPDRCNLVELEAAYILVYQARIEAAEQWLEAQECAPDVVLIDYASLEQAGLELCSRLKREHRYRHTSVLVLLDGLNGEQEMAAFDMGAADVLFDLSNPKVAQARLDAQLRAKQSAAILDALAHLDYLTELPNRREFDRKLEDEWHRGCRHNEPLSLVILDIDHFKGYNDNYGHSMGDDCLRQVARAMGGAIRRHSDLLARYGGEEFAVVLPDTDSDGACRVAEALRAAVEQCAIPHEHSSAAQVVTVSLGVATCVPTLEVMPDKLLEAADEALYRAKQEGRNRLTLHPRLRQGVHCNPLS
- a CDS encoding DUF808 domain-containing protein, coding for MASGLLMILDDIAALLDDAAVMSKVAAKKTAAILGDDLAVNAEKATGFSASRELPVVWAITKGSLVNKLIILPLAFLLSAYLPGLIVPILLVGGAYLSYEGAEKVVEWFRPRPATPIAAQLPLEREEILKREAAKIRSAIRTDFILSIEIIVIALGTVLNASLAVQVLVVSLIALAATVGVYGAVALLVRMDDAGFYLMQRSRQQPAWLEAPLRLGGQGLVAALPWVIRLLGVVGTLAMLLVGGGLFVHNIEALHHALAILPSLLPELLSGLGIGALLLLLTHPLHRRPGAHPD